The genomic window CGCTCGTGACCGGATACTCGATCTCGCCGAGGTCACGGCCGACCTCCTCGAGGATCGACTCGGTCGTCTCGGCCCGCCGTGATTTCCGCTGTTCGGCGCTGTCCTGTGCCCGGTCGCGGCTGGGACCGTCCTCGCTCATACGCCGTGCTATCGCCGGCCGGAGGAAAAACGACCGGCCGGCGATCGCCTGTGCCCGCCACCGATCGACGCCGATCCGTTGTCACAGCCGTAACAACAGTCCTGTCGTTACGACTGTTCTCACAGAGGATACTTGCGTTCTCTCTCGAGAGGGACGACGCATGTCTGAGGAGAACCGACGAACGATCGCGATGTGCGAGGAGTGCGGTGCCCTCTACGCGGCATTCGAGATCACCGACGGCGAGTTTCGGCCGATCGGACAACGCGACGGCTGTCAGTGCGGGTGTGTGGAGTTCACGCCCGTCGACGACGACGTTTCGGGGTTCTCGCTCGATTGAGTGGCGCGGACCGAGGCCGATCCCGACGACTCGGTGATCGCGACCCGACTCGCGGCCGGTTCTCCGCCGTACGTGGCACTTTTCCGATCGGAGCCGGTCTACTGGGTATATGAGTGACCGAGCGGCGGCCGCGGGCGGGGACTTCTGGGGCGACGCGGACGAGGACACTGCCCTCCGGCGCTACCGGACGCTGGTGAACACGATCGACGACGGCCTCTACCAGCTCGACGCCGACGGCGACTTCGTCGCGGTCAACGACGTGATCGTCGACCGGACGGGCTACGAGCGCGACGACCTGATCGGCGAGCACGTCTCGCTGATCCTCGACGCGGCGGACGTCTCGCGCATCGAACGCGCGATTCGCGAGGGGCTGTCCACCGGTGGAGACGCCGACGGCGTCTTCGAAGTGACGATCGAGACGGCCGACGGCGAGCGCGTGCCGACCGAGCTCCGAGTGAACCCGCTGCTCGAGGACGGCGACTTCCGCGGGACGGTCGGCGTCGCCCGCGACGTCACCGACCGGAAACGCAGCCGGGAGCGAGCGGAGACGGCGATGGAGTCCTACGAGACGATCACCACCGTTCTCGACGAGGCCGACGTGGGCGTCTTCGTCCTCGACGACTCGTTCGACGTCGCCTGGGCCGACGAGACCGCGGGCGAGTACTTCGGATTCGACCGTGACGCGGTCATCGGTCGCGACAAGCGCGAACTGGTCGAAGAGACGATCCGCCACCGCGTCGCCGACGGCGACGCGTTCGCCGACACCGTCCTCGCGACCTACGAGGACAACAGCTACGACGAGCGCTTCGACTGTCGCGTCACGGCCGGTCCGGAGGGGGAAGAGCGCTGGCTCGAGCATCGGAGCCGACCGATCGACTCCGGGCGGTACGCCGGCGGCCGGATCGAGCTCTACTACGACGTCACCGACCGGCACCGCCGGGCGATCCAGTTGCGGCGACTGAACGAAGCCGTCGGCGAGTGGCTCGAGGAGTCCTCGCGCGAGGCGGTGGCCGAGCGAGCCTCGGACCACCTCCGCGACATCCTCGGGATGACGCTCAACGGGATCTACCTCTACGACGCCGATGCGACGGCGCTTCGGCCCGCGAGCTGGACCGAGGCGACCGAGCGCCTGCTCGGCGACCTGCCGACGTTCGAGCCGAACGAGGGGATCGCCTGGCGCGTCTTCGAGTCCGGCGAGCCGGCGTTCCACGCCGACGTGAGCGCGGCGCCGGACGCGTACGATCCCGACACGCCGATCGGCAGCGAGATGATCCTGCCGATCGGGGACCACGGCGTCGCCTTGATCAGCTCCGAAGAGCGCGACGCCTTCGACGAGGGCGACCGGATGATCGCGCGGGTCGTCATCTCCAGTCTCGAGGCGACCTTCGACCGACTCCGCCACGAGCACCGCCTCGAGCGCGAACGGGACCTGACCGACCGGATCCTCGATACCATCCCCGCGGGCGGCCTCGTGCTGGACGCCGACGGGGAGATCACGCGGATCAACGACCGCGCCGCCGAACTCCTCGGGATCGAGGAGCCGGAGGCGTTCTCCCCGTGGGACGAGCCGATCTACGACGAGGACGGCCGGCGACTGTCGGCCGAGGAGTACCCGTCGTCCCGAGCGCTCGCGACGGGAGAACCGGTGTACGACCGCGTGTTGCAGATCGAACGCCCGGACGGGGACGGGACGCGCCGCTGGCTGTCGATCAACGCCGTCCCGATCACCGACGACGACGGCGCGATCGACCGCGTCGTCACCGCGGCGGAGGACGTCACCGACCTCAAGGAGCGCGAACGGGCGCTCGAGAGCGAACTGCGCGAGGTGTTCGGGCGGGTCTCGGACGCGTTCTACGCGGTCGACGAGGAGTACCGATTCACGCACGTCAACGAGCGCGCGGCGGAACTCCTCGACGTCACCGAGGACGAACTGCTCGGCCGGCGCCTCGACGACGTCTATCCGGAGACTGAGGAGCTGGAGCGGGTCCGGTCCCACTTCGACGAAGCGATGGAGACGCAGGAATCGGTCGGCCTCGAACACTACTCGGAACTCCTCGGGTTCTGGCTCGAGGCCACCATCTACCCCTCCGAGAGCGGCGTCTCGGTCTACTTCCGCGACGTCACCGAGCGCAAGGAGCGCGAGCAGGCGCTCCGGGAGAGCGAGGCGAAGTTCCGGACCCTCGCGGAGAACTTGGACGAGACCGTCTGGATGTCGACGCCCGACGCCGAGGAGATGGTGTACATCAATCCGGTCTACGAGGACGTCTGGGGCCGCAGTCGCGAGTCGCTCTACGACGAGCCGCGCTCGTTCCTCGAGGCGATCCACCCGGACGACCGAGAGCGGGTCCGGGAGGCCTACGCGGCCCTGCCCGAGACGACGTACGACGAGGAGTTCCGCGTCGTCCAGCCGGACGGCGACGTCCGGTGGGTCCACTCTCAGGCCGTTCCGGTCCGCAACGACGGCGAGATCGTCCGCATCGTCGGGATCGCGACCGACGTCACCGAACGCCGGGAGTACCGGCGCAGACTCGAGGAGTCCAACGAGCGCCTCCAGCAGTTCGCCTACGCCGTCTCCCACGACTTACAGGAGCCCCTGCGAATGATCACGAGCTACCTGCAACTGCTCGAGCGGCGGTACGAGGACGAACTGGACGAGGACGCCGCGGAGTTCATCGACTTCGCGGTCGACGGCGCCGACCGGATGAAGGCCATGATCGAGGGCCTGCTCGAGTACTCCCGCGTCGAGACGCGGGGCGATCCCCTCGAGCCGGTCGATCTCGAGCGGGTCGTCGACGAGGTCCTCGCGGACCTGCAGTTCAGGATCGAGGAGGAGAACGCCGAGATCTCGACCGAGCCCCTGCCCCGCGTCGAGGGCGACCCCGGCCAGTTGCGCCAGGTGTTCCAGAACCTGCTGGACAACGCCATCGAGTACAGCGGCGAGGAACCGCCGCGGATCCGTATCGAGGCCGAGCGACGCGAGGCGCGACACGCGCCCGCGGACGGTTCGACCGAGCAGCACCCGCGGGCGGACGGTATCGCCGCGGAGCGCGGCGACGAGTGGGTGATTTCGGTCGTCGACGAGGGGATCGGGATCGATCCCGACGACGCCGACCGCATCTTCGAGGTGTTCGAGCGGTTGCACACTCGGGAGGAACACGAGGGGACGGGGATCGGACTGGCGCTGTGCCAGCGGATCGTCGAGCGCCACGGCGGCGACATCTGGGTGGAGTCGGAACCCGGCGAGGGAGCGACGTTCTCGGTGACGCTACCGGCCGCCGCCGAGGCTAACGGCGACGAAACTGACGACGGCGAGTGAGCGCGCGGCGATCGGTTCGAAAGGGACCGACCACGCCGACACGAACGTCACGCGCGCCGGCAGAACGTCTCGGCGGGTCATCGAGGTCACCGCCGATGCGAGCGGCTCGCACGTGAAACTTATCCGACGCGACGGCCTTTTCAGATTATATGAGTGAACGAGTGGAGGCCTCTGACGCGGACTGGGGTGGGGAGGCAGAGGCCCTCCAGCAGTTTCGAACGCTGGTAGCGACCGTCGACGGCGGCGTCTACCGGCTCGACACTGACGGTCGGTTCGACGCGGTCGACGACGACTTCCGCGACCTGATCGGCTACGAGCGCGACGACCTCCGCGGCGAGCACGTGTCGCTCGTGCTCTCCGAGACCGATACCGAACGGCTCGAGGAGCGACTGGCCGAGCGACTCGCGACGGACGACCGGCGACTCGAGCCGTTCGACCTCGAGGTGACGGTCCGCACCGCCGGGGGCGAATCGATCCCGTGCGAGGTCCGGATCGGCCCGCTGACCGACGACGGCGAGTTGCGGGGGACCATCGGCGTCGTCCGGGACGTCAGCGAGCGGCGGCGTCGCCGACAGCGCGACCGCGAACTCGAACAGTACCGCGCGATCACGGAGGCGGCCAGCGACGTGATCGTCACGATCGACGCGGAGAGCACGGTTCGAACGGTCAACCCCGCGGTCGAGACCGTCTTCGGCTACGAGCCCGACGAGCTGATCGGCGAATCGCTGACGACGCTCATGCCCGACGGACTGGCCGACGAGCATCGCGAGGCGCTGACGCGGTATCTCGAGACCGGCGACCGGACGCTCGACTGGGAGTACGTCGAACTCCCGGGGGTTCGCGCCGACGGCACCGAGATCCCGCTGGGGGTCTCGTTCAGCGAGGTCGAGTACGATGGCGAGCGATACTTCACCGGCATCATCCGCGACATCTCCGAGCGAGAGGCCCGCGAACGGGAACTCCGACGGAAGGAGCGCCGGTACGAGGCGGTTTTCGAAGATCCGAACATCCTCGTCGGGCTGCTCGAGCCCGACGGCACGGTTCTCGACATCAACGGGACGGCGATGGAGTACATCGACGCCGATCTCGCGGACGTGACCGGCGAGCCGTTCTGGGAGACGCCGTGGTGGGGCGAGGGCGACGACGTCGGGGACGACGTGAAACGGTGGACCGAGCGGGCCGCGGCCGGCGAGTACGTCGACTTCGAGACCGACCTCACTCGCCCCGACGGGCAGGGATATACCCTGAGCGGTTACTTCAGACCCGTCACGAACGACGACGGCGAGGTCGTTTCGATCATCGTCTCCGATCGCGACGTCACCGAGCGCAAGGAACACGAGCGCGAACTCGAACTGTTCCGAACCCTGGTCGATCACTCCACCGACAGCGTGCTGGTGATCGACCCGGAGACGGGCCGGTTCCTCGACGTCAACGACACCGCCTGTGAGCGACGAGGCTACTCGGAGGCGGAATTTCTCGACCTCACGGTCCCCGATATCGAAACCGAAATCCCCGACCACGAGGCGTGGCGGTCGTTCGTCGAGGAGCTGCGCGCCGAACGCTTTCGCACCTTCGATGGCTCCCATCGGCGCAAGGACGGCTCCACCTACCCCGTGGAGGTCAACGCCTCCTACGTCGAACTGGATCAAGAGTACGTCTTCGCCGTCGCTCGCGACGTCACCGAGCGCCGCGCGTACGAGCGCAAGCTCGAGGAACGCGAGCGTCAGCTCTCGACGCTGATGGACAACGTCCCCGGGATGGTCTATCGCTGCGAGAACGAACCCGGCTGGCCGATGGAGTTCGTCAGCGACGCCTGCGAGGAGGTGACCGGCTACGACCCCGGCGCGCTCGAGCGCGGCGAGCTCAGCTGGGGCGAGGATATCATGCTCGATGCGGATCGACAGGGGCTGTGGGAGACCGTCCAGCAGGCGGCAGGCGAGTCGGAGACCTTCTCGGAAACGTACCGCATCGAGACCGCCGACGGCGAGCGGCGATGGGTCAGGGACTACGGCCGCGGCGTCGTCGACGACGGGGACCTCGTCATCGAGGGAATCATCGCCGACGTCACCGAGCGGAAGGAACGCGAGCGCGAACTCGAGCAGTACCGTCGGATCGTGGAGACGATCGACGAGGGGGTCTACGTCCTCGACGGCGACAACCGGTTCATCACGGTCAACGAGGCGTTCGCGTCGATGCTGGGGACCGACCGGGAGTCGCTGATCGGCGCCCACGCGTCGGTCGCGTTCGGCGAGGAGCAGGTCGCGAAGGGCGACGACCTCCAGCGGGAGATGCTCGCGGGCGAGACCGACGTCGCCGAACTCGAGGAACAACTCCTGACCGACGACGAGCCGATCCCGGTCGTGAGCCGGTTCCGGCCGCTGGCGATCGGCGACGACGTCGGTCGCGTCGGCGTCGCCCGCGACGTCACCGAACGCGAGGAGCGCAAGCGCGAACTCGAGCGGTACGCGGAGCAACTCGAGACCCTGTTCGACGTGCTGCCGGTCGGCGTCGTCGTCGCGGAGGCCGACGGCGAGATCGTCGAGGCCAACGACGTCGCCCACGAGATCTGGGGCGGCGACGTGTTCGACGCCGGCTCCGTCGACGAGTACGAGCGGTACCCGGTGCGGTGGGCCGACTCGGGCGAGCCGGTCGAACCCGAGGAGATGACGCTGGCGCGGGTCACCGCTGGCGAGGAGGTCACCGAGCCCGACGTCGTCGAGATCGAGGCCGTCGACGGCGAGCGCCGGATCGTCGAACTCGAGGGGATGCCGATCCGCGACGAGAACGGCGACGTGAGCCGCGGGGTCGTCACCGTGAGCGACGTCACCGAGCGCCGGGAGGCCCAGCGGCGGCTCGCGGAGTCCGAGCGGCTCTACCGGACGCTGGCCGAACGCTTCCCGAACGGAACGGTCGGCGTCTACGACCACGAGCTCCGATACACGCTGGCGGCGGGCGAGAAAGTGGGCGGTCCCGCGCCCAGCGCGGCCGAGGTCGAGGGGACGAGGATGCCGGACCTCTACCCCGACGACGCCGTGGACGACCTCGAGCCGCTGTTCCGGGCCGCCGTCGAGGACGGGGAGACCGGCAGCACCCGGACCGAAGTCGTCGGTCGCCACTGGAAGGTGTGGGCGACGCCGCTGCGGGACGCCGACGGGGAGATCTTCGCCGGCCTGAGCTACGCACAGGACATCACCGAACGGATCGAACGCGAGCGGCGGCTCGAGGAGCTGGTCGATCGACTCGAGGAGTCAAACGAGCGCCTCCAGCAGTTCGCCTACGCCGCCAGCCACGACCTGCAGGAACCGCTGCGGATGGTCTCGAGCTACCTGCAACTGCTCGAGAGCCGGTACGCGGACGAGCTCGACGACGACGCCGCGGAGTTCATCGACTACGCGGTCGACGGCGCCGAGCGAATGAAGGCCATGATCGATGGCTTGCTCGAGTACTCCCGCGTCGATACGCGGGGCGACCCCCTCGAGCCGATCGAACTGGACGACGTGCTCGAGGACGTCCTCGCGGACCTGCAGCTCACGATCGAAGAGCACGACGCCGAGATCCGCACCGAACCGTTGCCCCGCGTCGAGGGCGACGCCGACCAGTTGCGGCAAGTGTTCCAGAACCTGCTGGACAACGCCATCGAGTACAGCGGCGACGAGCCGCCGCGGATCGAGATCACCGCCGAACGACGCGGCGAGCGATGGACGGTTTCGGTCGCCGACGAGGGGATCGGCCTCGAGGCCGACGATCAAGAGCGGATCTTCGACGTCTTCCAGCGCCTCCACAGCCGCGAGGAACACGCCGGGACCGGGATCGGACTGGCGCTCTGTGAGCGCATCGTCGAGCGCCACGGCGGCGAGATCTGGGTGGAGTCCGAGCCCGGCGAGGGCTCGACGTTCGCGTTTACGCTGCCCGCGGTCGACGAGTGACGGCGCTCGCTCGCCGGCACTGCTCGAGACGCGTGGCCGCGTACGAGCGCCGGCATCGGTCGAACCGGCGTCGGCCAGTTCCGGCGCGTCGGGCCGCTGCCGTCGATCCTGCATCGCGTGCGGCCTGGTAGGAATAGGATTGGTACACGGTGACAGTCGCGGAAGCGATTCACACGGTCTTATATGTCATCGGATCTCACGGTACCGTATGCCTACCGAACGATCGCTGAACGAATTGCTTCCGAACGTCGCCTCGTACACGCTCGAACTCGATTTCGAGGAGTTCATCCAGGGCGAGCGGCCGATGGTCATCCGCGGCCTGCTCGCGACCGACGACGAGGAACACACCGAGATCGCCGAGGAGTACATCGACAAGGCGGTCCGCTCGCAGTCGACCAAGGGCCAGTTGGCCTACGGCTCGATCGACGTGGTCCCCGAGTGGGACGAACACCGGATCTTCCGTCCGGTCCCGGACGCCGGCGCGTTCGGCTACCTCGTCCTCGAGTCCTACGAGGACGACGGTCCCGAGTACTTCCTCGACGCCGCCCGGCGGCAGTTCGAGTACTTCCACGAGGACGCCCCCCGGAGCGAGGCCGGCGGCATCTCTCACCACATCGACGACACCGAGCTGTGGATCGACGCCGTCTACATGATGTGTCCGTTCATGGCCCGCTACGGCCAGCTCACCGACACGCCCGAGGCGGTCGAGGAGGCCGTCGACCAGATCCTCGTCCACCACGACCACCTCGTCGACCCCAAGTCCGACCTCTATCGGCACATCTGGCGCGAGACGCCGGACAGCTACCCCGACGGCTCGCTGTGGCTGCGCGGTAACGGTTGGATGGCCAACGGCATCCTCGACACGCTCGAGTACGTGCCCGAGGATCACCCCGAGCGCGACCGCCTGGAGGAGATCGTCACCGACCACCTCCTGAGCATGGCGGAGTACCAGGACCGCAGCGGCTTCTGGCACCATCTCATCGACGACCCGTCGATGTACCTCGAGACCTCCGGGACGATGCAGTACGCCTACGCCTTCACCGAGGCCGTCGACCGCGGACTGCTCGACGAGGAGTATCGAGAGCACGCCGAGCGGGCGATGAGCGCCGCCAAGACGGCGGTGACGGCCGACGGCGCGGTCCAGCGCAACGCCGCGATGCCGGGCGGCCCCGAGGCCCCGCAGGCGGTCAACCTCTACGGCCAGGGCTGGTTCCTGATCGCCGGGACGCGGCTCCAGGAGTCCGAAGACAGGGATTGAGAACCTAACTATCGGTTCCGAAACAGAATTGCTCGAAAGTCACTACACTGTCGTACAGCTATCGAGGCGCGAAGCGCCGGGCGGGTTACCGGAACCGAGCGGAGCGCCCCTCCGAGAACTCCGATCGAAAAGACGGGTTAGAGGTGCTCTCGGAGCGCCTCGTTCATCGTCTCGACCGGCGCGTCCTCACCCGTCCACATTTCGAAGGCCTCGACGCCCTGGAAGAGCAGCATCCAGGCCCCGCCGATCGTCTGGGCGCCGGCGGCCTGTGCGTCCTTCAGGAACCTGGTCTCGAGCGGCTTGTACACCGCGTCGAACGCCGTCAGATCCTCGTGCCAGGCGTCGGCCGGTGCGACCGACTCGTCGGACTCCAGACCGACGCTGGTGGCGTTGGCGACGACGTCCGCGTCGGCCATCAGGTCGGGGAGTTCGTCGAGTCCGTGCCCGCTCGCTCCGGGAACGTCGTCGGCGAGGTCGTGAGCCTTCTCGACAGTTCGGTTCGCGATCGAGACGGTGGCGCCCGCTTCCTCGAACCCGAACGCGATCGCTCGCGCGGCCCCGCCGGCGCCGACCACGACGGCGTCGGCGCCCTCGAGGTCGACGTCGTGGTGCTCGAACGCGCGGAGGGTTCCGGAGAGATCGTAGTTGTACCCCACCGGCCCGTCCTCGGTGAAATCGATCGTGTTGACCGCGCCGACGCGTCGCGCCCGATCGTCCGGCTCGACGAACTCGAACGCGTCGTGTTTGAACGGCAGCGTGACGGTCAGGCCGTCGATGCCGAGCGCCTCCGCGCCGCGGAAGGCCTCCTCGATCCGATCGGGATCGGCCTCGAAGGTGACGAACTCGGCGTCGAGCTCGCGCTCGCGAAACGCGGCTTGGTGCATCGGCGGTGACAACGAGTGCTCGACCGGGTTCCCGATAATGCCGTAAACGTCCATACGTATACCCCTCGAGACAGGTAAATAAATGATTACGATTCGATGCTCGTGGTACGCCGAGCTCGCGGCGCTGTCAAATTTGTACGGACGAGTCCGTCTGCACCGCTAGTCGCTCCCGACTTGTCGCCGTTCCCGTGCCACACCCGAGCACCTCGCGGACAGGGCTCACTCTTCCCGAAGCGTTACCTGCAGTGTGGACTCGAGCGCGTCCGTTTGAAAGGCCGAATCCGCGACGACGAGGTGATCGCCGGTCGAGCGGGCGGTCGCCGCGATCATCAAATCGCGAACGGCCATCCGGTCGCCATCGGT from Haloterrigena sp. KLK7 includes these protein-coding regions:
- a CDS encoding PAS domain S-box protein, coding for MSDRAAAAGGDFWGDADEDTALRRYRTLVNTIDDGLYQLDADGDFVAVNDVIVDRTGYERDDLIGEHVSLILDAADVSRIERAIREGLSTGGDADGVFEVTIETADGERVPTELRVNPLLEDGDFRGTVGVARDVTDRKRSRERAETAMESYETITTVLDEADVGVFVLDDSFDVAWADETAGEYFGFDRDAVIGRDKRELVEETIRHRVADGDAFADTVLATYEDNSYDERFDCRVTAGPEGEERWLEHRSRPIDSGRYAGGRIELYYDVTDRHRRAIQLRRLNEAVGEWLEESSREAVAERASDHLRDILGMTLNGIYLYDADATALRPASWTEATERLLGDLPTFEPNEGIAWRVFESGEPAFHADVSAAPDAYDPDTPIGSEMILPIGDHGVALISSEERDAFDEGDRMIARVVISSLEATFDRLRHEHRLERERDLTDRILDTIPAGGLVLDADGEITRINDRAAELLGIEEPEAFSPWDEPIYDEDGRRLSAEEYPSSRALATGEPVYDRVLQIERPDGDGTRRWLSINAVPITDDDGAIDRVVTAAEDVTDLKERERALESELREVFGRVSDAFYAVDEEYRFTHVNERAAELLDVTEDELLGRRLDDVYPETEELERVRSHFDEAMETQESVGLEHYSELLGFWLEATIYPSESGVSVYFRDVTERKEREQALRESEAKFRTLAENLDETVWMSTPDAEEMVYINPVYEDVWGRSRESLYDEPRSFLEAIHPDDRERVREAYAALPETTYDEEFRVVQPDGDVRWVHSQAVPVRNDGEIVRIVGIATDVTERREYRRRLEESNERLQQFAYAVSHDLQEPLRMITSYLQLLERRYEDELDEDAAEFIDFAVDGADRMKAMIEGLLEYSRVETRGDPLEPVDLERVVDEVLADLQFRIEEENAEISTEPLPRVEGDPGQLRQVFQNLLDNAIEYSGEEPPRIRIEAERREARHAPADGSTEQHPRADGIAAERGDEWVISVVDEGIGIDPDDADRIFEVFERLHTREEHEGTGIGLALCQRIVERHGGDIWVESEPGEGATFSVTLPAAAEANGDETDDGE
- a CDS encoding glycoside hydrolase family 88 protein, with amino-acid sequence MPTERSLNELLPNVASYTLELDFEEFIQGERPMVIRGLLATDDEEHTEIAEEYIDKAVRSQSTKGQLAYGSIDVVPEWDEHRIFRPVPDAGAFGYLVLESYEDDGPEYFLDAARRQFEYFHEDAPRSEAGGISHHIDDTELWIDAVYMMCPFMARYGQLTDTPEAVEEAVDQILVHHDHLVDPKSDLYRHIWRETPDSYPDGSLWLRGNGWMANGILDTLEYVPEDHPERDRLEEIVTDHLLSMAEYQDRSGFWHHLIDDPSMYLETSGTMQYAYAFTEAVDRGLLDEEYREHAERAMSAAKTAVTADGAVQRNAAMPGGPEAPQAVNLYGQGWFLIAGTRLQESEDRD
- a CDS encoding PAS domain S-box protein is translated as MSERVEASDADWGGEAEALQQFRTLVATVDGGVYRLDTDGRFDAVDDDFRDLIGYERDDLRGEHVSLVLSETDTERLEERLAERLATDDRRLEPFDLEVTVRTAGGESIPCEVRIGPLTDDGELRGTIGVVRDVSERRRRRQRDRELEQYRAITEAASDVIVTIDAESTVRTVNPAVETVFGYEPDELIGESLTTLMPDGLADEHREALTRYLETGDRTLDWEYVELPGVRADGTEIPLGVSFSEVEYDGERYFTGIIRDISEREARERELRRKERRYEAVFEDPNILVGLLEPDGTVLDINGTAMEYIDADLADVTGEPFWETPWWGEGDDVGDDVKRWTERAAAGEYVDFETDLTRPDGQGYTLSGYFRPVTNDDGEVVSIIVSDRDVTERKEHERELELFRTLVDHSTDSVLVIDPETGRFLDVNDTACERRGYSEAEFLDLTVPDIETEIPDHEAWRSFVEELRAERFRTFDGSHRRKDGSTYPVEVNASYVELDQEYVFAVARDVTERRAYERKLEERERQLSTLMDNVPGMVYRCENEPGWPMEFVSDACEEVTGYDPGALERGELSWGEDIMLDADRQGLWETVQQAAGESETFSETYRIETADGERRWVRDYGRGVVDDGDLVIEGIIADVTERKERERELEQYRRIVETIDEGVYVLDGDNRFITVNEAFASMLGTDRESLIGAHASVAFGEEQVAKGDDLQREMLAGETDVAELEEQLLTDDEPIPVVSRFRPLAIGDDVGRVGVARDVTEREERKRELERYAEQLETLFDVLPVGVVVAEADGEIVEANDVAHEIWGGDVFDAGSVDEYERYPVRWADSGEPVEPEEMTLARVTAGEEVTEPDVVEIEAVDGERRIVELEGMPIRDENGDVSRGVVTVSDVTERREAQRRLAESERLYRTLAERFPNGTVGVYDHELRYTLAAGEKVGGPAPSAAEVEGTRMPDLYPDDAVDDLEPLFRAAVEDGETGSTRTEVVGRHWKVWATPLRDADGEIFAGLSYAQDITERIERERRLEELVDRLEESNERLQQFAYAASHDLQEPLRMVSSYLQLLESRYADELDDDAAEFIDYAVDGAERMKAMIDGLLEYSRVDTRGDPLEPIELDDVLEDVLADLQLTIEEHDAEIRTEPLPRVEGDADQLRQVFQNLLDNAIEYSGDEPPRIEITAERRGERWTVSVADEGIGLEADDQERIFDVFQRLHSREEHAGTGIGLALCERIVERHGGEIWVESEPGEGSTFAFTLPAVDE
- a CDS encoding PIN domain-containing protein, whose amino-acid sequence is MSQNALGRGDTDLRAERQHFGGVRSLEFSEEIALEAARLRDELRTDGDRMAVRDLMIAATARSTGDHLVVADSAFQTDALESTLQVTLREE
- the aroE gene encoding shikimate dehydrogenase codes for the protein MDVYGIIGNPVEHSLSPPMHQAAFRERELDAEFVTFEADPDRIEEAFRGAEALGIDGLTVTLPFKHDAFEFVEPDDRARRVGAVNTIDFTEDGPVGYNYDLSGTLRAFEHHDVDLEGADAVVVGAGGAARAIAFGFEEAGATVSIANRTVEKAHDLADDVPGASGHGLDELPDLMADADVVANATSVGLESDESVAPADAWHEDLTAFDAVYKPLETRFLKDAQAAGAQTIGGAWMLLFQGVEAFEMWTGEDAPVETMNEALREHL